The following proteins are co-located in the Methylomonas sp. 11b genome:
- a CDS encoding diguanylate cyclase domain-containing protein → MRLDKFILENLEGILHEWEEFAANYLPDADGMNKRELGDHLRQMLLTIAADLARPQSAKDQSQKAKGQQISDGSVTAATTHGSERLAAGFSLNSTVSEFRALRASVTRLWIKQDFKQINAETDLGDLIRFNEAIDQAITESVVGYSTEKEYDSRMFETILACGSDLIFSFDLDGRFVYANKQLKDLFGLTMEEMIGKNCYDLHVPIAAELQGQVEQVIRSKGSVSREAPYTASSGKPVWHDYVFTPVFNKDGEVESVVCIGHDVTERRASEHNNWTKANYDDLTGLPNRSFFTHRLEESVKHSHRFGSPIALLFIDLDYFKEINDQFGHEAGDSLLKQTAERIHACVRESDTAARIGGDEFIVILKNLQNPEHVEIVAEKIRQRLAEPFDLGNHTIQISASIGVSLSPQDTTYATELVNHADSAMYASKNKGRNQVNFFSPDQTHQMG, encoded by the coding sequence ATGCGCCTTGATAAATTTATCCTTGAAAATCTTGAAGGTATCCTGCATGAGTGGGAAGAATTCGCCGCAAACTACCTGCCGGACGCGGACGGCATGAATAAGCGCGAATTGGGCGATCACCTCAGACAGATGCTGCTCACGATTGCCGCTGATCTGGCTCGTCCCCAGTCCGCGAAGGATCAAAGCCAAAAGGCAAAGGGTCAACAAATCTCCGATGGTTCCGTAACCGCGGCAACCACGCATGGATCGGAACGTTTAGCGGCAGGTTTCAGCCTCAATTCCACGGTCTCCGAATTTCGTGCCCTGCGTGCCAGTGTGACCAGACTCTGGATAAAGCAGGATTTCAAGCAGATTAATGCAGAAACCGACTTGGGCGATCTGATCCGCTTCAACGAAGCCATCGATCAAGCTATCACCGAGTCGGTGGTCGGTTACTCGACCGAAAAAGAATATGACTCACGCATGTTCGAGACCATACTGGCGTGTGGTTCCGATCTAATCTTTAGCTTCGATCTTGACGGCAGGTTTGTGTATGCGAATAAACAACTGAAGGATTTATTCGGTCTGACGATGGAGGAAATGATAGGAAAAAATTGCTACGATCTGCACGTGCCGATTGCGGCAGAGCTACAGGGACAAGTTGAACAGGTGATTCGTTCCAAAGGGTCCGTTAGCCGGGAAGCGCCCTATACAGCCAGCTCCGGAAAACCGGTCTGGCATGACTATGTATTTACACCGGTGTTCAACAAAGACGGTGAGGTAGAGTCAGTCGTCTGTATAGGACACGACGTCACCGAACGTAGAGCCTCGGAACATAATAACTGGACTAAGGCCAACTATGATGATTTGACCGGATTGCCCAATCGCAGCTTTTTCACCCATCGGCTGGAAGAATCCGTCAAACACTCCCACCGTTTTGGTTCGCCCATTGCACTGCTGTTTATTGATTTGGATTATTTCAAGGAAATCAACGATCAATTCGGCCATGAGGCTGGCGACAGTTTGTTAAAGCAAACAGCAGAACGCATTCACGCCTGTGTTCGGGAAAGCGATACCGCTGCGCGTATCGGGGGCGATGAATTTATCGTTATCTTGAAGAACTTACAAAATCCGGAGCACGTTGAAATCGTCGCCGAAAAAATTCGGCAACGGCTGGCCGAACCCTTCGATCTTGGCAACCATACCATTCAAATCTCGGCCAGTATCGGCGTGTCGCTCTCTCCGCAGGATACGACTTATGCCACCGAGTTGGTGAATCATGCGGATTCGGCAATGTATGCCTCGAAAAACAAGGGACGGAATCAGGTCAACTTTTTCTCGCCGGATCAGACCCACCAAATGGGCTAA
- a CDS encoding cytochrome b — translation MKWLNNTERYGTLSMALHWIIVLLFVAIYASIELRELFPKGSDPREAMKAWHFMLGLSLLVLIGPRLLFMFQGRYPAIQPEPPRWQNLLGRSMHLTLYALMIVMPLSGWLLLSAEAKPIPFFGLQLPALIGESKSFAELIEGFHETVGTLGYFLIGLHSAAALYHHYMLRDNTLRRMLPKCGDSTKDLPE, via the coding sequence ATGAAATGGCTAAATAACACCGAACGTTACGGCACGCTCTCAATGGCGCTGCACTGGATAATCGTATTGTTGTTTGTCGCGATTTACGCCAGCATCGAACTACGCGAACTGTTTCCCAAGGGCAGCGATCCGCGCGAGGCCATGAAAGCCTGGCATTTTATGCTGGGTCTAAGCCTATTGGTGTTGATTGGACCGCGCTTGCTGTTTATGTTTCAAGGGCGGTATCCGGCTATCCAACCCGAACCGCCGCGCTGGCAAAATCTGCTGGGTCGCAGCATGCATCTGACTCTATACGCGCTGATGATAGTCATGCCCTTGTCGGGATGGTTGCTACTCAGCGCCGAAGCCAAACCAATTCCATTTTTTGGCTTACAACTGCCGGCGCTGATCGGCGAAAGTAAGAGCTTTGCCGAATTGATAGAGGGTTTTCACGAAACCGTCGGTACATTGGGTTATTTTCTGATCGGTTTGCATAGCGCCGCCGCGCTGTATCATCACTATATGCTGCGCGACAATACCCTGCGGCGAATGTTGCCGAAGTGCGGCGATTCCACCAAGGATTTGCCGGAATAA